The nucleotide sequence TGCCTGCATCAATAAGGACCACTGGCAGCAAGACAGAACCAAGTTCCAGCGCTGTAGACATGTGAACTAGCGTAATTCTTAGAACTTCAAAACATAGTAGGGAATGTCGTCTTCCAATATATCCTCAGGAATGCAGAGGCAGAGCCTAACTTCCTACTTGCATTTTAGGCACAGGCCGGATTCGCATTCTAGAGAGGATTTAGGCTCAAAgccattatattttgaatatgggtaatttaaaaaaattatcctaaGTAGAAAAACTATTCTTACTTGTGGTGTTGTTAGGGTTGTAGTGCTACTCATTGTGTCTTCCATCTGTTGTGTTTGAACATCCAGTGTTTCAAATTGGTGTTCAAATTTGTCCATCAGAGCAGAAATCTGTAAAGAGAAATATGGTCATAAGAAAAACTTACACTGAAAAGATGCTATCTGAACATCAgatacttgtttttttttttttttttttttaccttttcaagGTTCATACTCCTCAATGTAGCATCCATAGACTTAACTACACCTGCCATGGACTTGGTTACCTATTGGAAGTATAAAAAAAGACTGAGTGTATAAGTAATCTCAAAATCTATATAGTCTCTTAAATATATTACTTATAGATCAACTAATGAAATTTGTCTACCTTTTCCTtaacagaaaaatacaatatgTATTTCTGGTCTAGGCACTATCTTTGACTCCTGATTTGAAGACAACTTAATTAGACGTTAGTGTAAAATCCATTGCCAAAATCATTTTCCTCACTAAGCACTTTGACGATGTCTCTCCTGCACATGAAGGCCTTTACCAGCACACTGTAGCAACTTGCAATAGATTTAGATTTCTGACAACTCTTAATACTCTCATTAAGCTTAAATCAAGAATTCCTATTATTTACAGGTATTAAACCTTACCTTGCCCATTGTTACTGCAGTTTGAACTCTGGCTGCCACAGCATCAACCCTAGCACtcattctcaaaaaattaattgcTTGGTTCTTCTGGCGGATTGCATTCTCAGCATGTATTCTTGCAACTTCTGTGTTGCCTTTCTGGATGGCCTATTTCaaacaaagcaagagaaaatagCAGTGAAGACAAGGAGCAAAGTAAATATTGGGAAAGAAAGGGAGCAAAagtacagatattttaaaaagaggaaaacaacccCAAGTTAActtgtttttaataatatttaagagCTTTCAGATtagttttttagaaaataaaagaatttatggttaactttttaattatgattagaaaatatatgttcattaatattttaagaaatcagaatctaaggtttaaaaaatttcccacaaTCACATCACTGAGCCATTACTACTGTTAGTGTTCTAAGTACATAAACTTAACTAttacaatataaatttatttactaCAAAAGTACATGCATAGAGCATACTGTTTTATCACCTAGTACTTTAAAAAAGCCATGCTTTTAAGTCAATAAATATATAACTACACCATCGTTTCTGAACGCTGTGTTTTACGGATGTACTACTAACCAGGGCTTTCCTCATGTGTAGTACAAACACTACTGACACATATCCTCATTTTAGTTATCCACTTATTTAAACACATATTTGATATGATGTAATTAATTAGCACAGATCCATATTTTTCCTGTTATAATAGCTCTGGGTAGGGCTAAAGTTAAaagtcaatttaaagaaaaatattaaatagttcAGATGGTCTTCCACTACAGCAAAACCAAGACGGTATGGAAGTGACTGAATTTTGAGAACATGGATCAGTTAAGATCCCTGACCGCTGGATACTTGTTTCCAATTCTTCAATATAAACAGCGATATAAGTATACTAGTACATGTAACCTCACACACTTTCCAAGTTTTTTTCTAGTTAACATCTATAACCATACACTTACAATTCTTTtattcttgtgatgagaatttttaagatctactctcttagcaactttcaaacatacaatacagtattattaactatagtcaccatgctgtacattacatccccagaacttatttatttcataattttaagttTGTACCTTCTGACCACCATCTCCAATTTCACCAACTCCCAACTACCCAACTCTGGCAAccaagaatctgttctctttatctatgagtttgtatttttttttttttagattccacatataagtgagatcatgtgctatttctctttgtctgacttatttcacttaacataatgctctcaaggtccatctatgttgctgcaaatggcaggatttccttcttttttatggctaaataatattccattttatatatattccacatcttccttttccattcattcactgatggacacttacattgtttccatgtcttggctattgtaaacaatgctgtaaTGGACATGGCAGTGCAATAcctttttgagttattttttcctttcctttggataaatacccagaagtggaactgctgggtcacatggtagttctatttttaattttctgagaaacctccatactgtttttcatagtggctgcaccaatttacattcccaccaacagtacacgaGGGTTCCCGTttttccatatcctctccaacacttatttcttgtcttgcttgataacagccattctaacaggtatgaggtgatatctcattacagttttaatacatttccctaatgatgagtgatgttgagaaccttttcacgtacctgttggccatctgtgtgtcttttttttggaaaaacgtctattcagatcctgtaccgatttttaaatcagattgatttcttgctattgagttgtatcaGTTCTTTATACAATTTGGATATTAcccttttatcagatatatgacttgcaaatattttctcccattccataggctgtcttttcactttgttgatactttcctttgctgtgccaaagctttttagtttgaggtagccccatttgtttatttttgcttttgttgcctttacttttagcgtcatatccaaaaaatcatctctgagaccaatgtcaaggagcttaccacctgttttcttctaggagttttatgatttcaggtcttatggtcaagtctttaacccattttgagataatttctgtatatggtgtaagatagtggtctttgcttcttttgcatatggctgtccaattttcccaggatcatttattgaagagcctgtcctttctccattgtatattcacggatcctttgtcataaattaactgACCAtctatgcatgggtttatttctgggctctctattctgttccattgatctatgtgtctgtttttatgtcaataccataCAGTTTTGCACACtaaagctttgtaatatattttgcaaTCAGGAAGCATAATGTCTCCAGcattgttctttctcaagattgctttggatagtcaGGGTCTTCtgtgttccatacaaattttaggattgttctatttctgtgaaaaatgtcatcagAATTTtaacagggattgcattgaacctggaGATTGCTTCGGGTAGTGtggtcattttaaaaatattaattgttccaatccataagcatggaatatctttccatttatgccatcttcaatttctttcaataaggtCTTAcggttttcagtgtatagatctttcaactctttggttaaatttatccctaggtattttatttttttgatgcaattataaatgagactgtttccttaatttctttcttatagTTATTCGTGTAtaaaaacacaattgattttcatatattgattatatatcttgcaactttactgaattcgtttatCCTTACAGTTTTTGGTGgtgtttttagggttttctacatagaatatcatgtcatctgcaaacagtggcagttttacttcttcctttccaatttggatgcctttcattctttattcttgcctaattgctctggctaggacttccaatactatgtggAATAAAAGCATTAAGAGTGGGCAGCaatgtcttgttcctgatcttagagaataagttttcatcccttcactgttgagtatgatgacAGCTGTGGGCTTATTGtttattgcctttattatgtcaAAGTTCATTCCCTCTATAGCCACTCTGTTGAGAGTTGTTATTATGAggggatgttgaattttgtcaaatgcttcttctgcatctactgagatgatcttaggatttttttccttcattttgttaatgtggtgtatcacattgatgaATTtgcggatattgaaccatccttgcatccctggaataaatctcacttgatcacagtatatgatccttttaaagtattgttgaatttggtttgctagtattttgttgaggatttttgcatctatgttcatcagggatcttggcatgtaattttccttttcttgtagtttccttgcctggttttggtatcagggtaatgctcgccttgtaaaatgagtttggaagtcttctctgctcttttatttattggAAGACATTAAGATGGATTgctattaattctttaaatgttataattcaccagtgaagccatctggtcctggagttttgtttGTTGGGATTTCACACATTTTAATGCTGCCATGCTTGCCTGAGATTTGAAAtctcaaaaatcatttttaggCTATTTCTAATCTCctcaatatatagaaatattagCCAAAGATCTTTTtatgctttctctttccttgcaATAGTTgggattatgtttttaaaaaaggatgctCCTAATATATcaattttagctttattttttcttctaactcAGCCAATCTACTTCCATCTTCTTTTCTGcaacttttcttcccttcccttaaAGTTTTCCCTATTACAAGTAGACAAAATACCCAAAGTGACTCAATTTAAAGATTGGATATATGCTGTTATCAAAGATCtgaataagtaataaaatattaaaaatagatatataaatacacacgtgcagaaaagagttaacatagcaAGCCTGAGACTGATATCAACAGAAAGGTCTACTTGCAAGTTTGGCACTTGGCTGGTATCTAGAAACTTGGATTTGGGGCAGGTTCCCACCATTTCCAGAATGGTTAAGAGTGGCTCATCATGCTTAAACTGTTGGTACAAACAATGCGGTGTAGGCCAAATATCAaatttccttctgggagtctggaattttggtgtGTGCTAGGCAGAGGATGCAATGATTACCAATAAAAGCCTTGGACTCCTAGGTGCAGGAGAACTTCCCTGGTACACAACACTTCACACATGTTGTCACAATCTGTTGCTAGAGTAATTAAGCTTGTCCTATGTGACTCCACCGTGAGAGAACTATTGGGAGCTTGAGGCTGGATTCCTCCAAACTTTGTCCCATATGCCTTTTCCCTTGGTTGACTTTGCTTTGTACCCTTTTAGCGTATTACATCATAACCAGGAGTACAATGTATGTTGAGTCCTGTGAATCCTCCTGGCAAATACATGATATACAAACCACAATAGCCATTAATGCTATACACTGTTTAGACATAAAACTTTTGAGAGTGCAGCAATTAAAATGAgccaaaatatgttaaatattattCCTACATATAAGCTTTATACTTCTCAGTCAGAGTGGTTTTGGCTATAAACCAAAGGACAGTCTTTGATGTAGGTAACAGAACAGTCAGGTAACATTCTGTTACAGTTACATTCTGTCTTATGAGACTTACTGGCACATATCAAtagtaataaacaaaaaagagCCATCATTAACTATGTTGGataacaaataatttatttaaatagataTCTGGTTTAGAATACTAAAGCCAGCAATCTTTCTTCAATGTAAAATAAACTGAAACAACCACTCTTTCATGATTCATTGCACTTCTTTCATGAGCTCAAAAGACAGTAAAAATACCAAAAATGGCTTACTTTTTTAATCTTGGCCTTTTCAGCCTTTTCTTCTTTATCGCATTTCTTGGCATTCCTATTAAGTTCTTTTGCAGCAAATTTCAAGTTAAAGAGGTGTTCTGGAAATATATGTTAAGGCTATTCAAAAAAGGCATTTCGCAACCTAACTACCTACACATAAGGTGTTAAATTATAAAAGTTATCAGATAAGATTATGATATTTAAACCAACTGTTCACAAAGTTTGAGGAAACAGAATTTTTCTCTTCTACATctgttttctattaaaaaaaacataacGGCAAGAAAGATTTATTAATTGTGAAGGAAAAAATAGCAACTTTATAGTAGAAAGAcatggcagacaccaccttatcAAGGATAAGATCACCAGTGATGACATTTCAGCatcatttaccttttaaaatgatGAACTGAGAAGGGAAGATCATCATTTCTATGGTGTTGTTGCCAAAAACATAACCTCAATCTACtcaagagaaaacatcagacaatcCTGAACTGAGAGACATTCTACGATATAACTGACCAGTGTACTCTTCAAGTGTCAAGTTcattaaaagcaaagaaagactgaagaactgTCACAGAGTGGAGAATACTAAGGAGACATGCCAACTAAAcacaatgtgggatcctggactggatcccggaacagaaaaaagacattagtggaaaaactggtgaaatttaaGTAAGATCAGTAGtttaattaataatactgtagcGATGTTGATTTCCTCTTGTTGATAATTATACTATGGTTacgtaagatgttaacattagaaGCAGCTTAGTAAAGGGTACAaaagaactctctgtactatttttacaatttttctttaagtctAAAACTACTGTaagattgaaaattttaaattaaaaaagaaaaatgtaatgggAAGAAAAGTGCTCTGTTCAATAAGACCCCAATGAGCAATACCATAAAGTTTTCACAAATATGAAGTATATGCACATGAATATGACAAAGCAGTGTAGATTATTTCAAAAccaagtaggggctggcccagtggtgcagcggttaagttcacacgttccgcttcttggcagcccggggtttgccggtttggatcccgggtgcggacatggcactgcttggcaaaagccacgctgtggtaggcatcacacatataaagtataggaagatgggcatggatgttagctcagggccagtcttcctcagcaaaaagaggaggattggcagtagttagctcagggctaatcttcctcaaaaaaaaaaaaaaaaaacaacaactagTCTGCACCATGATTAAATCACTAGTTAGGAAGATTCTATGTGTTTTCTGCCCTTTAGGAAAAGGTaaaatctacttttttaaaagcttgattctgtatttcttcaggATACCTACAAAAATGATGTAGGGTTCGTTTTTTCTGAAAGGTATACATGCATCATATAGTTTAAAAGGCTGACTTTTGGATTGATTATATCACTGTCAGAAAACAAGAATTATTTGACTGTTTTATTTACCAAAACTAAATCATAAATTAAGCTACCTTCTTCATCTCTCAATGGCTTAATGTTCTAATTTGACACTTTATTTATGGATAACGAGAGGGATGACTTGGCTACCCTGAGTATTTTTCATCAACAGCAAACATACCTAGAATTGTTAAGAAAATAAGTATATGTGTATGAATTTCTGGGTAACtttaatgtaaaatgtattttacGTTTATAAGTAAGATTTACCAATTTCAGCTAGGTGACTGAGAAAGTTatagctctttttaaaaacagggtttctcaacctaaGTATTACTGATATTCTGGGCCAGATAAtactttgttgtgggggctgctGTGTGAATTCCAGGAAGTTTATCAGTGTCCCTGGCCATTACCTAGTAGATGACACCAGCACCTTCCCTACCCAACTGCAAGAATCCAAAATGTCTTCATACACTGTCAAATGTCACCTGGGGAGGGGGGGCAAAATCGAACTGTGCTGAGAATCTGAATCACTGATATAgatggaaacaaaggaaaagaaatagttttTCATTTCCCAAATCATCTCCCAAATAGAATCACTGTCTCTGTATAAAGAGTCACTATAGTCAAAAGCTAAATTAAGAAACCAGTTATTTTAGATGAATTCATGTAACTAAtaaattctttgttgtttttaaagaatgatCTCATCTTCCCTTAAACCTGAAATTTACTATAAACTGCAAATACTGAGGACTGACTGCTGAATGCCTAAATCTGTACTTACTATTAATAGTTAAGGTTGATCATGGTCTAAAATATTGGCCAAAAAAGAATTAATAGGAGATTCATTACAAAAGTCCATTTGATACCATAGAGCTATTTTCCCCTTTATCctaaaaagacaggaaacacTTCCATAAATATGGAAGCCTAGAGATTTAGAAAAACACCTCAAAATACTGAATAAACCACAAGTGTCCTTTTAAACACAGAACTTAGCTTGCAAAAGGGGAAGGAAAATCCTTAGGGGACAGAatcaaagaggaagaaggaaatatcaGTAGTAGGTAAGCACTGAAGCCCCTGAAGTCAAAGCACCTATTGGGACCACATGAGGTAAGGTGCCGGATCTGAACTTTCTGAATAAAGCTAGAACTCTTGAAGGCTACAACATTAGCATAAGGGTGtgacagaaaaatgttttatcagCTGGCAAAGGAAGATGAGATGACAAGGTTAAGGGTTAATGTGGGCCGTGATTCACAGCTAGGGGTGCAGCAaagtagataaagaaaattaGTTAAAGCtgaggagaaaattagcaaatGAATATAGATCTGAATTAAGACTAGACTGAGAAAATAAGATTAGTACTAAAAAGAGgataagagataaagaaaatagaataataatgtCTACTATCTGGAATCCCATAAAGGCATAATGAAGAGAATGTGTGAAGGGTTATAGTCAAAGATATAAACCCTGAGAGTAacaagagatgagagaaaaaaaatctttagattcaggaagcaccaaaaaaaaatcccaagcaggatgaacaaaaataaatccGCACTTAGATACATTATGGTAAATCCCAGAATACCAAAGaccaaaataacttaaaaaaaaaaccatagtgAAAATTCAGGTTACTTACAAAAGAACTAAAATCAGAATGAACAGAATTTTCAAACAAAACGTTAAAGAAACTTCCAAAGTATGTACAGAGGATTCATATTATTCATGGTAGTTATACTTCATGAAGTCACTGCAAACAGTGAATTAGCAAGTATGGAACCATTGCTCTTAGGGAAAATCAGGGTTAGATTAATGCAAGCCTGTGTtcataacattttcatcaacctaTCAATGCATAACCttgttttgtatttatgttttaatGCACCTTATTAAATTTATATTGCTAATTTATTAACATTGAATTAATGGGCAACAGCATTATAACTTATCTCTGACAGAAGCTCATTTAACGCACATATATTCTCCATAAAGCACATCATGGCCTTGCACTTATGAACACTACACAGCCCTTTAGCATTATACTTGAGGATCAgtgaaatcaccaagaaaaagcacaaaaaaatgtaaaaattgtgGCACCAGACAGAACGTGAAAAagacacttgtttacagtattGAGAGTTGAAATATGAAGGCAGAGCATCACATTGTTCAACCTCAGATGGGAATGTGTGCCTTGGGCCACTCAAACTTCTCACTGACTGAGCATGTCCACGAATGATTCTAAAACCAAAAACACAGCAAGGACTGATTTTCAGGTTATAAACAGATTTTAGTGAGTAGGTGAATTTGCAAATACAGATTCTGTAAATAATGATGACTGAATAATGATGACTGACTGTACGTCACAAGGAACAAAATTAGGACAGACATAATGAAAGGCTTAGTGAGCCCAGAGACTGGTAAACACATGGGTAAGTCCAGAGAAATACTGACTATAAAATAATTGTAATGTCTAATTTTGGAGATAAAAAGGCAGAACAAACATTATTAGATAGGAAAAACATATAAGACAGAGGATGGGAGTGACTGaagttaaatgtttaaaaatctttatattactcagaagaaggaaagagttTCTGATTTTTTAGATAATCAATTAACTATGAATGTTAGAATGTGAAGGTTATTCCTAAGGAAATAGCATGTAACTccaaaaacagtagagaaaaaaatgggGTGAGACACTTAATAAATCCAAAAGAACGTAGCAAAAGAGAAGCAAATCACAGAGAAAACAGGATCAAGAGAGATCATAAGATACAGCCAATGCGTCACTTAACAatagggatatgttctgagaaatgcatcattaggcaattttcttgttgtgcaaacatcatagagtgcacttacacaaacctagaaggcacagtctactacacacctaggccatatggtattaatcttaggggaccaccgttgtatatgaggtccatcattgactgaaatgttgttaagcaatgcatgactgtaaaaGGATAGAAACATCTCCAAAATGTCAGGATGgattacaaaaataatgaaacaaactaGAGCTATGTGTTTTAAACAGGACTTTAAAACATAAAGACACAAAGGTTGgacataaaaggagagaaaatgttaTACCAGACAAATAATTACCCAAAAAAAAGCAGATGTAACTTTATTAGGATCAATCAGACCACCTAAAAGCAGCATTAGGCATTTAACAAAAGCGGGGTcactataaaatgataaaaagtaaatttaGAAGTGGATGAAATTCTAAACTTCCATGTACCTCTACATAGCATCACAATgtctttgtgtatatgtatataaaattgaCAGAGAGAAAATTATCAACCTTAGGAGACTATAACAAAACTCTCAGTAACTGACAAAACTAAGAATATGAAGTTATGAAACTATTATGAAGCttaatttaataaacatataGAGAAGTGTAGGCAATCTTGTACCCAATAATTTGAGAATACACATCATTTTAAGCATGTAAGACAGATGAAAACTGATCCTGCACTAGGCCATAAAGCAAATCTGAAATAATAGATATCAAACTAGCAGTCTAATCACAACTCTATAATGAATGAACTAATTAATATGGGGATTCTCTTCACAATTTTCCTGTAAGAatctaaaactcttctaaaatttaaaaagcttattaaaatatatatctggaaattaaaaaaaattatacgtatggaatgaagaagaaattaaaatgaaaaatttttaaaaatagttagaaTTGAGTGACAACGAAATGAGTGGAATGTGGGTTGTAGGACTTTGAGCTAATGCCATACTCAGATTTGAGTTTTCTAGCCTTAGAAATTCACATTAGGAAAGAATGCAGGCTAAAAATTAACATGATAAGTATTCATTTCATAAAGTCAGGAAAAGTATAGAATCAACCCCAAAGAAGCATAAGGACAGCAAAAAAAatctcagaggaaaaaaacagaaacaaagatataatagaaagaataaaaaagtccAAAGTTGAGTTCTCTGTAAAGACTAGTAACTTTCACATACTTCTGTACAAACtgatcaaggaaaaagagaaggcatAAACAAACAGTGTAGGAATGAAAAACGAGAAATAATGGCAGATACAgtagagatattttaaaataatgaattatgaacattatgccaataaattgaaAGTTTTAGACAAAAATGGACAATCCTTGAATATtataaaaccaaattaaaaagtaaataatctaAATTCTTGACTCaatgttaaaacattttaacatataaattaattaataaacaaCAGCcacaggcccagatggttttactGGTACACTGCAtcaattattgaaaaaaaagtaATACCTATCTTATGCAAACTGTTCCAAACAatagaaaacagaaggaagactTCTCAACTTTGATACCCAAATCAAAAAAGGATACTATATGTGAATGGGCAAACACAGACCAAATTCACTTATAAATAACATGTAAAAATGAGCAATTAAGCAAATATTACAGGTACCTCATATTCATGATGGGTTTATCCtagaaatgc is from Equus asinus isolate D_3611 breed Donkey chromosome X, EquAss-T2T_v2, whole genome shotgun sequence and encodes:
- the LOC106838359 gene encoding charged multivesicular body protein 1B2; protein product: MSNMEKHLFNLKFAAKELNRNAKKCDKEEKAEKAKIKKAIQKGNTEVARIHAENAIRQKNQAINFLRMSARVDAVAARVQTAVTMGKVTKSMAGVVKSMDATLRSMNLEKISALMDKFEHQFETLDVQTQQMEDTMSSTTTLTTPQNQVDMLLQEMADEAGLDLNMELPQGQTGSVGTSVASTEQDELSQRLARLRDQV